The Anopheles ziemanni unplaced genomic scaffold, idAnoZiCoDA_A2_x.2 U_18, whole genome shotgun sequence genome includes a region encoding these proteins:
- the LOC131292787 gene encoding uncharacterized protein LOC131292787, which produces MPAEPIILSSRRAILLVSLSRYESFVRDFQQDRDLVEVEARISKFERLCEDLEKLQQELEDGATTEEEVKQNEALRADFEPRLIRVEAELKAKRPSQGSSFNATGNSLAGIKLPTISLPQFHGDYMEWLTFRDTFECLIHDNRDLPAIQKFHYLRAAIKGEAAQVIEAITISAANYEIAWQALTARYSNEYLLKKRHLQALFTMTPAKRETATALHLLVDEFERHKKTLDHLGERTDTWGVLLEHLLCTKLPTSTLRDWEEHASNEESPTYASLIVFLQRRMRVLETLSVNKEQDDHSAGTFSTAMPAASIGPATNDHTANLQRTFAAAMERAPTQVLLQTAIINIVDSFGLVHPARALLDSASQPDMISSQLAHRLRLKRKKVNVMLQGAGQSTRPLKESVHAKIASRTKQFEVGVEFLIVDKLMANLPLRDVNTTSWNIPSELILADPEFYKSSAIDIILGARHYAAFFEGSAQLKLAPTLPTLQESVFGWVVTGSIGSPEPSEGTSNVAHTTAVICMTTLEESIERFWKSEELWFNDGYSPEERQCEAIYRNTTQRDPSGRYIVRLPKQPDFFDKLGLSRDMALHRFILLERRLQRDPDLKEEYHKFMKEYLELGHMTPTSPADNDHGYYLPHHPVLKESSTTTKLRVVFDGSAKTSTGYSLNDALRVGPVVQDQLLDIILRFRTYKVALVGDIAKMYRQIEVHPDDRRFQRVLFRFSPDASVETYELNTVTYGLAPSSFLATRTLLQLAEDEGTNFPHAAQALVQNFYVDDFIGGADSEEQAKQLREELDELLKKGGFSLRKWTSSKLAVLSGLTEDQIGTQSTLQFMPDEKIKALGIAWEPEADVLSFESRIDADTSYPTMRLIFSGISRMFDPIGLISPIIIRAKLLMQELWVQKPGWDNPVSDSIYKKWTSIKSDWPIISGYKSDRYALLPDSRVQLHTFCDASEAAFGACIYSRCENKQGHVRISLLASKSRLAPLKRVTLPRLELNAAVTGAHLYDRVKQAMGLESAESYFWSDSTVTLHWLSSPPNNWKTYVGNRVAEVQAYSHLHPWKHIAGCSNPADLVSRGVTAADFVKSALWSSGPEWLIRPASEWPNSTPTVADGAELEIRQVSAAVAVIETVHPWFERYSSYTKLLRVIGYCLRFVRNAKEKCRTRRDPLEPPASSTITPDLMEAAKTVLCKLAQQDAFPTELERLRKREVVPKRSPLRRLSPFIDSEGVMRVGGRLKLSQLPYQSKHPILLPKKHIFARRIAEHLHRELIHGGGRLLLSQIREEFWPLDGRHLVKSVVRHCLRCIRQQPILAQQQIGQLPSSRITPNRPFATIGVDYAGPIYLRPIHKRAEPAKAYLCVFVCFATKAVHLELVGDLTTAGFLASLRRFASRRGRPSHIYSDNGKNFEGAARELSELFEMLHDQEQSNIIVSTCADMGITWHFSPPRAPHFGGLWEAAVKTAKRHLFRQLGSTRLPYEGYITVLHQIEAAMNSRPLLPMSDDPNDLAALTPAHFLIGTSMNAIPEPDYSNRKTYTLSEWQKWQLLVQRFWKHWASEYLQEMQRDTMKTCSNSDFAPGRLAILMDEALPTTQWPLARIVETHPGTDSLTRV; this is translated from the exons ATGCCCGCGGAACCCATCATCCTTTCGTCGAGAAGAGCGATCCTTCTCGTTTCACTCAGCCGTTACGAAAGCTTCGTTCGCGATTTTCAACAAGACCGTGATCTTGTTGAAGTAGAAGCCAGAATATCCAAGTTCGAAAGGTTATGTGAAGATCTTGAAAAGCTGCAGCAGGAGCTTGAAGACGGAGCTACAACCGAAGAGGAGGTCAAGCAAAATGAAGCTCTTCGCGCCGATTTCGAGCCTCGTTTGATACGGGTGGAAGCAGAACTGAAGGCAAAAAGACCCTCACAAGGCTCGTCATTTAATGCCACCGGTAATTCCTTGGCTGGTATTAAACTTCCGACCATATCACTGCCTCAGTTTCATGGAGATTACATGGAATGGCTTACGTTTCGGGACACGTTCGAGTGTCTGATTCACGACAACCGTGATCTTcccgccatccaaaagtttcattACTTGCGCGCAGCGATTAAGGGTGAAGCAGCACAAGTGATAGAAGCGATCACTATTAGCGCGGCAAATTACGAGATAGCGTGGCAGGCATTAACGGCGCGCTACTCCAacgaatatttattgaaaaaacgtcactTGCAAGCACTGTTCACTATGACGCCCGCGAAAAGGGAAACCGCGACCGCACTGCACCTCTTAGTGGACGAGTTCGAACGGCACAAGAAAACCCTTGACCATCTTGGGGAAAGGACGGATACATGGGGAGTTTTGCTGGAACACTTGTTGTGCACCAAGTTGCCAACAAGCACACTGAGGGACTGGGAGGAGCACGCATCAAACGAAGAAAGCCCGACGTATGCTAGCCTGATTGTTTTCTTGCAGCGCCGTATGCGAGTGCTTGAAACGCTATCGGTGAACAAGGAGCAGGAT GATCACTCTGCCGGAACATTCTCCACTGCCATGCCAGCTGCGAGCATTGGACCAGCCACTAACGATCACACGGCAAATCTTCAGCGAACTTTCGCAGCAGCAATGGAGCGAGCACCAACGCAGGTTTTGCTCCAAACTGCCATCATCAATATAGTTGATTCTTTCGGATTAGTTCATCCAGCTCGAGCACTTTTGGACAGTGCCTCGCAGCCTGATATGATAAGCAGTCAGCTCGCTCATCGACTGAggctaaaaagaaagaaggttAATGTTATGCTGCAGGGTGCAGGCCAATCTACCCGTCCGCTGAAAGAATCCGTTCACGCGAAGATTGCCTCACGAACGAAACAGTTTGAAGTGGGTGTCGAATTTTTGATTGTCGACAAGTTGATGGCTAATCTGCCGCTGCGGGACGTTAACACGACGAGCTGGAACATCCCGTCCGAGCTGATCCTAGCCGATCCAGAGTTCTACAAATCTTCGGCAATCGACATTATTCTTGGCGCTCGACATTATGCTGCTTTCTTCGAAGGTAGCGCCCAGCTCAAACTAGCACCTACCCTTCCAACGCTGCAGGAAAGCGTATTCGGATGGGTCGTCACTGGTTCGATTGGATCGCCAGAGCCTTCGGAAGGCACTTCTAATGTTGCTCACACGACAGCTGTAATTTGTATGACAACTCTAGAAGAATCCATCGAGCGGTTTTGGAAATCAGAAGAGTTATGGTTCAACGATGGCTACTCACCCGAAGAACGCCAATGTGAGGCTATTTACCGAAACACAACCCAGCGGGATCCATCGGGTCGATACATAGTTCGTCTTCCGAAGCAACCAGATTTCTTTGACAAACTTGGACTGTCAAGGGATATGGCTTTGCACCGCTTCATACTTCTCGAAAGAAGACTCCAACGTGATCCAGACCTAAAAGAAGAATACCACAAGTTCATGAAAGAGTACTTGGAACTGGGGCACATGACTCCCACGTCTCCAGCAGACAATGATCACGGGTATTACTTACCGCACCATCCCGTTTTGAAAGAATCTAGTACGACGACAAAGCTCCGGGTCGTTTTCGACGGATCAGCGAAGACATCTACTGGATATTCGCTAAACGATGCATTGCGTGTCGGTCCAGTAGTGCAAGACCAGTTGCTGGATATAATTCTTCGTTTTCGCACCTACAAAGTAGCGCTCGTTGGTGACATCGCGAAAATGTACAGGCAGATAGAAGTCCATCCTGATGACCGTCGGTTTCAACGCGTGTTGTTTCGATTCTCACCGGATGCTTCAGTGGAGACTTACGAGCTGAATACGGTGACCTACGGGCTTGCTCCATCTTCTTTTTTGGCTACGCGTACGTTGCTGCAGTTGGCCGAGGATGAAGGCACGAACTTTCCGCATGCTGCACAAGCTTTGGTTCAAAATTTCTACGTGGACGACTTCATCGGTGGTGCTGATTCAGAGGAGCAAGCAAAGCAGCTACGAGAGGAGCTCGATGAATTGTTAAAAAAGGGTGGATTCTCTCTGCGAAAATGGACCTCTAGTAAGTTGGCCGTGCTCTCTGGTTTGACGGAGGATCAGATCGGAACGCAGTCAACGCTTCAATTTATGCCCGACGAGAAGATAAAGGCACTCGGTATCGCTTGGGAGCCCGAAGCTGACGTTTTATCCTTCGAGTCGCGGATCGACGCCGACACTAGCTACCCCACAATGCGGTTAATATTCTCTGGCATCTCCCGAATGTTCGATCCGATAGGATTGATATCGCCGATCATCATTCGCGCTAAGTTGCTGATGCAGGAATTGTGGGTGCAGAAGCCTGGCTGGGATAATCCTGTTTCTGACAGCATCTATAAAAAGTGGACATCCATTAAATCCGACTGGCCAATTATTTCCGGTTATAAAAGTGATCGCTACGCTCTCTTACCTGATTCTCGCGTTCAGTTACATACGTTTTGTGATGCCTCTGAAGCCGCGTTCGGTGCATGTATTTACTCGcgttgtgaaaacaaacaaggacACGTACGAATCTCGCTATTAGCATCGAAGTCACGTTTAGCACCACTAAAACGGGTTACATTACCGCGATTAGAACTTAATGCAGCCGTTACAGGAGCGCATTTATACGATCGTGTGAAGCAGGCGATGGGACTCGAATCAGCGGAGTCATATTTTTGGTCCGACTCGACAGTTACGCTGCATTGGCTGAGTTCACCGCCCAACAATTGGAAAACGTATGTAGGCAATCGCGTCGCGGAGGTACAAGCCTACTCACATCTCCATCCCTGGAAACACATTGCGGGATGTTCGAATCCTGCTGACTTGGTATCACGAGGCGTGACCGCAGCAGATTTCGTGAAAAGTGCACTGTGGAGCAGCGGTCCAGAGTGGTTAATTCGTCCAGCGTCTGAATGGCCAAATTCAACACCAACGGTTGCGGATGGTGCCGAGCTAGAGATTCGTCAAGTGAGTGCAGCGGTTGCCGTCATCGAGACAGTGCATCCTTGGTTCGAGCGGTACTCATCATACACCAAGCTTCTACGCGTCATTGGGTATTGCCTTAGATTCGTGCGCAATGCTAAGGAGAAGTGCCGTACTCGCCGCGATCCATTGGAGCCCCCAGCGTCATCAACTATCACTCCGGACCTCATGGAAGCTGCTAAAACTGTGCTATGCAAGCTGGCACAGCAAGACGCATTTCCAACGGAGCTCGAGCGGTTGAGGAAGCGTGAGGTGGTTCCAAAGCGCTCACCACTTAGACGTCTGAGCCCGTTCATCGACAGCGAAGGAGTTATGAGAGTAGGAGGGCGCCTCAAGCTCTCACAACTGCCTTAtcaatcgaaacatccaattcTTCTGCCCAAGAAGCACATCTTCGCACGCCGCATCGCAGAGCACCTTCATAGAGAACTCATACATGGTGGCGGAAGATTGCTGCTTTCCCAGATTCGCGAAGAATTTTGGCCACTCGACGGACGACATCTGGTGAAAAGCGTCGTTAGGCACTGCTTACGATGCATTCGCCAACAGCCCATACTTGCGCAGCAACAAATCGGGCAGTTACCATCATCGCGGATCACACCGAATCGACCGTTCGCGACCATCGGAGTGGACTATGCTGGGCCGATCTACCTACGACCGATCCACAAACGAGCAGAGCCCGCCAAAGCATACCTCTgcgtatttgtttgctttgctacGAAGGCTGTTCACCTGGAACTAGTGGGTGATTTGACCACTGCTGGTTTCCTAGCATCACTTCGACGGTTTGCATCGCGCCGAGGACGTCCGTCCCATATCTACTCGGACAACGGTAAAAACTTCGAAGGCGCAGCCCGGGAGCTTAGTGAGCTATTCGAGATGCTCCATGATCAGGAGCAAAGTAACATCATCGTTTCGACTTGTGCTGATATGGGCATCACTTGGCACTTCAGTCCACCAAGGGCTCCACACTTTGGCGGATTGTGGGAAGCTGCAGTGAAGACCGCCAAAAGACACCTGTTTCGCCAGCTGGGCAGCACGAGACTGCCTTATGAAGGATACATCACTGTGCTGCACCAAATAGAGGCAGCAATGAATTCGCGTCCGCTGTTACCTATGTCGGACGACCCCAACGATTTAGCCGCTTTAACACCTGCACATTTTCTTATAGGCACATCCATGAACGCCATCCCCGAGCCGGACTATTCAAACCGAAAGACGTACACCCTGAGCGAGTGGCAGAAGTGGCAACTGCTCGTCCAGCGCTTCTGGAAACATTGGGCCAGCGAGTATCTACAAGAGATGCAAAGGGATACGATGAAGACCTGCAGCAATTCAGATTTCGCACCTGGCAGACTGGCAATCCTGATGGACGAGGCTCTTCCTACAACACAATGGCCACTCGCGCGGATAGTTGAGACGCACCCCGGCACGGATAGTTTGACACGTGTG